Proteins from a genomic interval of Pseudomonas sp. RC10:
- a CDS encoding response regulator, whose product MIQTSAVDEQRFRKLLSRNVSLPLAVGVLSAAFFVILITYLLSVIQWVEHTDRVINNINRSLKLSVDMETGMRGFLLTGDERFLDPYEVAKPSIISELNGLEELVADNPDQVDRFKRLAAMQESWNQFAQEMITLRRSGGDYATPIQNRRGKRLTDEIRDQYDQAANIEHQLRLTRNTDVTHTTILSVSLYIAFILIVSGVLAWVGRRDMTALSATYAANLKAQQEDAERLAHVAWLRNGQSELAEQVIGQLTLNLLGRNVLQFFAQYLGAVVAAVYVRQEHGGLVRVASHGFSRQQELQEQSIYSGEGVVGKSAEQDEIITLNDVPMDYFKVSSGLGEGSPRSVIVVPTSNDDQVNGVIELGFLRELTERDVEFLELVADNVGTSIEAARYRQRLQEVLAETQQLNEELQVQQEELRTANEELEEQSRILKESQAHLETQQAELEQTNEQLAEQSKALADQRDALDRNNEELNIAQVELEARADELQRSSKYKSEFLANMSHELRTPLNSSLILAKLLAENPQDNLTDEQVTFAESIYSAGNDLLNLINDILDISKVEAGKLDMRPENSSVSRLVDSLRMTFQPIAADKQLQFSVEVQPGAPVSLYTDRQRLEQILKNLLSNAIKFTETGSVSLTVSRQPGEGIAFTVRDSGIGIAPDQQESIFEAFRQADGTTNRRYGGTGLGLSISRDLARLLGGSISVTSEPGQGSIFTLVLPEEYVEHGQFVEEPPAAAHAAPAFVPAPTIAAKSAPPAEAVPRFADDRDKAPFSKRCILVIEDEVRFAHILYDLAHELGYHCLVAHAADEGYDLASSYLPDAILLDMRLPDHSGLTVLQRLKEMPTTRHIPVHVISVEDRQEAALQMGAIGYAVKPTTREELKDVFARLEAKLTQKVKRVLLVEDDALQRDSIARLIGDDDIEITAVGFAQDALELLRDNAYDCMIIDLKLPDMLGNDLLKRMSTDEICAFPPVIVYTGRNLTRDEEAELLKYSRTIIIKGARSPERLLDEVTLFLHKVESQLSNERQKMLKTARSRDRVFEGRKILVVDDDVRNIFALTSALEHKGAIVEVGRNGFEAIEKLNTVDDIDLVLMDVMMPEMDGFEATTQIRKDPRWRKLPIIAVTAKAMKDDQERCLQAGSNDYLAKPIDLDRLFSLIRVWLPKMERI is encoded by the coding sequence ATGATCCAAACCTCTGCCGTCGATGAGCAACGTTTCCGCAAACTTTTAAGCCGCAACGTCAGTTTGCCCCTGGCTGTCGGGGTGCTCAGTGCCGCTTTCTTCGTCATTTTGATCACTTATCTGCTTTCGGTCATCCAGTGGGTCGAACACACGGATCGGGTGATCAACAACATCAACCGCTCGTTGAAGCTCTCGGTGGACATGGAAACCGGCATGCGCGGCTTCCTCCTGACCGGCGACGAGCGTTTCCTGGACCCCTACGAGGTCGCCAAGCCCAGCATCATCTCCGAGCTGAATGGCCTGGAAGAACTGGTCGCCGACAACCCGGATCAGGTCGACCGGTTCAAGCGGCTGGCGGCCATGCAGGAATCCTGGAACCAGTTCGCTCAAGAGATGATCACCCTGCGGCGCAGCGGTGGCGATTACGCGACGCCGATCCAGAACCGCCGCGGCAAGCGGCTGACTGATGAGATTCGCGATCAATACGATCAAGCGGCAAACATCGAGCACCAACTTCGCCTGACTCGCAACACCGACGTGACCCACACGACCATCCTGTCGGTCTCGCTGTACATCGCGTTCATTCTGATCGTCAGCGGTGTTCTGGCGTGGGTCGGTCGTCGCGACATGACGGCGCTGTCGGCCACCTATGCCGCCAACCTCAAGGCCCAACAGGAGGACGCCGAGCGCCTGGCCCACGTGGCCTGGCTGCGCAACGGTCAGAGCGAGCTGGCCGAGCAGGTGATTGGCCAACTGACCCTGAACCTGCTGGGCCGCAACGTGTTGCAATTCTTCGCCCAGTACCTGGGCGCGGTGGTGGCGGCGGTTTACGTGCGTCAGGAGCACGGTGGACTGGTCCGCGTGGCTTCCCATGGTTTTTCTCGCCAGCAAGAATTGCAGGAACAATCGATTTACAGCGGCGAAGGCGTTGTCGGCAAGTCCGCCGAACAGGATGAGATCATCACCCTCAACGACGTGCCGATGGACTATTTCAAGGTCTCGTCGGGTCTGGGCGAAGGCTCGCCACGCAGCGTGATTGTAGTGCCGACCAGCAACGATGATCAGGTCAACGGCGTGATCGAACTGGGCTTCTTGCGTGAGCTGACCGAGCGCGACGTCGAATTCCTCGAACTGGTGGCCGACAACGTCGGCACGTCCATCGAGGCCGCGCGTTATCGCCAGCGTCTGCAGGAAGTGCTGGCCGAGACCCAACAGCTCAACGAAGAACTGCAAGTGCAGCAAGAAGAGCTGCGCACCGCCAACGAAGAGCTGGAAGAGCAGTCGCGGATTCTGAAGGAGTCCCAGGCGCACCTTGAAACCCAGCAAGCCGAGCTGGAGCAGACCAACGAGCAACTGGCTGAACAGAGCAAAGCGCTGGCCGATCAACGCGATGCGCTGGACCGCAACAACGAGGAGCTGAATATCGCGCAGGTCGAGCTGGAAGCCCGCGCCGATGAATTGCAGCGTTCGAGCAAGTACAAATCCGAATTCCTCGCCAACATGTCCCACGAGCTGCGCACGCCGCTGAACAGTTCGTTGATTCTGGCGAAGCTGCTGGCCGAGAACCCCCAGGACAACCTGACCGACGAGCAAGTGACCTTCGCCGAATCGATCTACTCGGCGGGCAACGATCTGCTGAACCTGATCAACGACATCCTCGACATCTCCAAGGTCGAAGCCGGCAAGCTCGACATGCGCCCGGAAAACAGCAGCGTCAGCCGCCTGGTGGACAGCCTGCGCATGACCTTTCAGCCGATTGCCGCCGACAAGCAGTTGCAGTTCAGCGTCGAGGTTCAGCCGGGGGCGCCGGTGTCGCTGTACACCGACCGCCAGCGCCTGGAGCAGATCCTCAAGAACCTGCTGTCCAACGCCATCAAGTTCACTGAAACCGGTTCGGTCAGCCTGACCGTGTCCCGTCAGCCAGGCGAAGGCATTGCCTTCACGGTGCGCGATTCCGGGATCGGCATCGCCCCGGATCAGCAGGAAAGCATCTTCGAGGCCTTCCGTCAGGCGGACGGCACCACCAACCGGCGCTACGGCGGCACCGGCCTGGGGCTGTCGATTTCCCGGGATCTGGCGCGCCTATTGGGCGGTTCGATTTCGGTCACCAGTGAGCCGGGGCAAGGCAGTATTTTCACCCTGGTGCTGCCGGAGGAATACGTCGAGCACGGGCAATTCGTCGAAGAGCCGCCAGCCGCTGCCCACGCCGCACCGGCTTTCGTGCCCGCGCCCACGATTGCCGCCAAGTCCGCACCGCCTGCCGAGGCCGTGCCACGCTTCGCCGACGACCGCGACAAAGCGCCGTTCAGCAAACGCTGCATTCTGGTCATCGAGGACGAAGTGCGCTTCGCCCATATCCTCTACGACCTGGCCCACGAACTGGGCTACCACTGCCTGGTGGCCCACGCCGCCGACGAAGGTTATGACCTGGCGTCGAGTTATCTGCCGGACGCGATCCTGCTGGACATGCGCCTGCCAGACCATTCGGGCCTGACCGTGCTGCAGCGCCTGAAAGAGATGCCGACGACCCGTCACATCCCGGTCCACGTGATTTCCGTCGAAGACCGACAGGAGGCGGCGTTGCAAATGGGCGCCATCGGTTACGCCGTCAAGCCGACCACCCGCGAAGAGTTGAAAGATGTGTTCGCCCGCCTGGAAGCCAAGCTCACCCAGAAAGTGAAGCGTGTGCTGCTGGTCGAGGACGACGCCTTGCAGCGCGACAGCATTGCTCGTCTGATCGGTGACGACGACATCGAAATCACCGCCGTCGGCTTTGCGCAGGACGCGCTGGAACTGCTGCGCGACAACGCCTACGACTGCATGATCATCGACCTGAAACTGCCGGACATGCTGGGCAACGACCTGCTCAAGCGTATGTCCACCGATGAAATTTGTGCGTTCCCGCCGGTCATCGTGTACACCGGTCGCAACCTGACCCGCGACGAAGAAGCCGAGCTGCTCAAGTATTCGCGCACCATCATCATCAAGGGCGCGCGTTCCCCCGAGCGCCTGCTGGACGAGGTCACCCTGTTCCTGCACAAGGTCGAATCGCAGCTGTCGAACGAGCGGCAGAAAATGCTCAAGACCGCCCGCAGCCGCGACCGCGTGTTCGAGGGCCGCAAGATCCTGGTGGTGGACGATGACGTGCGCAACATCTTCGCCCTGACCAGCGCACTGGAGCACAAGGGCGCCATCGTCGAAGTGGGCCGCAACGGCTTCGAAGCGATCGAAAAGCTCAACACGGTGGATGACATCGACTTGGTGCTGATGGACGTGATGATGCCCGAGATGGATGGCTTCGAGGCCACCACGCAGATTCGTAAGGACCCCCGCTGGCGCAAGCTGCCCATCATCGCCGTGACAGCCAAAGCCATGAAGGACGATCAGGAGCGCTGTCTGCAAGCGGGCTCCAACGACTACCTGGCCAAGCCGATCGACCTTGATCGCCTGTTCTCATTGATTCGCGTGTGGCTGCCGAAAATGGAACGTATCTGA
- a CDS encoding sugar ABC transporter substrate-binding protein, with product MKTSANVLLAGTCLTLGLTLCNSATAGDVTIATVNNSDMIRMQRLSKTFEEQHPDIKLKWVVLEENVLRQRLTTDIATKGGQFDVLTIGMYEASLWGAKGWLKEMNDLPASYALDDVFPSVRDGLSVDGKLFALPFYAESSITYYRKDLFQAAGLTMPERPTWTQISEFADKLTDKSKEQYGICLRGKAGWGENMALISTVANSFGARWFDEQWKPQFDQPEWKNALTFYTNVMKKDGPPGASSNGFNENLALFNSGKCAIWVDASVAGSFVTDKSQSKVADSVGFTYAPHEVTDKGSAWLYSWALAIPTSAKNDKDARAFTEWATSKEYAALVAKTDGVSNVPPGTRASTYTDDYKKAAPFANITLESLKAVTPKTPTLKPVPYVGIQLVTIPEFQQIGTNVGQQFSAALVGSTTVDAALTQAQSATERDMKRAGYPKKG from the coding sequence ATGAAGACCTCTGCAAACGTTCTGCTCGCTGGCACCTGTCTCACTCTCGGATTGACCCTCTGCAACAGCGCAACGGCGGGCGACGTCACCATCGCCACCGTCAACAACAGCGACATGATCCGCATGCAGCGGCTGTCCAAGACCTTCGAAGAACAGCATCCCGACATCAAACTGAAATGGGTCGTCCTCGAAGAGAACGTGCTGCGTCAACGCCTGACCACGGACATCGCCACCAAGGGCGGCCAGTTCGACGTGTTGACCATCGGCATGTACGAAGCCTCACTCTGGGGCGCCAAGGGCTGGCTCAAAGAGATGAATGATCTGCCAGCGTCCTACGCGCTGGATGACGTATTCCCATCGGTGCGTGACGGCCTGTCCGTCGACGGCAAGCTGTTCGCCCTGCCGTTCTACGCCGAAAGCTCGATCACCTACTACCGCAAAGACCTTTTTCAGGCCGCTGGCCTGACCATGCCGGAACGTCCGACCTGGACCCAGATTTCCGAATTTGCCGACAAACTCACCGACAAATCGAAAGAACAGTACGGCATCTGCCTGCGTGGCAAGGCGGGCTGGGGTGAGAACATGGCGCTGATCAGCACCGTCGCCAACTCCTTTGGCGCGCGCTGGTTCGACGAGCAGTGGAAACCACAGTTCGATCAGCCTGAGTGGAAAAACGCGCTGACTTTCTACACCAACGTGATGAAGAAAGACGGCCCTCCCGGCGCCTCCAGCAACGGTTTCAACGAAAACCTGGCGCTGTTCAACAGCGGCAAGTGCGCCATCTGGGTCGACGCCAGCGTCGCCGGTTCCTTCGTGACCGACAAGTCCCAGAGCAAGGTCGCGGACAGCGTCGGCTTCACTTACGCGCCGCACGAAGTCACCGACAAAGGCTCGGCATGGCTGTACTCGTGGGCCCTGGCGATTCCGACCAGCGCCAAGAACGACAAGGACGCCCGCGCGTTCACCGAGTGGGCAACGTCGAAAGAGTACGCGGCCCTCGTCGCGAAAACCGACGGCGTGTCCAACGTACCGCCAGGCACTCGCGCCTCGACCTACACCGACGATTACAAGAAAGCGGCGCCGTTCGCCAACATCACCCTGGAATCCCTCAAGGCCGTGACGCCAAAAACGCCGACCCTGAAGCCGGTTCCGTACGTCGGCATTCAACTGGTGACCATCCCCGAGTTCCAGCAGATCGGCACCAACGTCGGTCAGCAATTCTCGGCGGCACTGGTGGGTTCGACCACCGTGGACGCTGCGCTGACCCAGGCACAAAGCGCGACCGAGCGTGACATGAAACGCGCGGGCTACCCGAAAAAGGGTTGA
- a CDS encoding protein-glutamate O-methyltransferase CheR produces the protein MAHERNTEIELRLLIEAIYLKYSYDFRDYSGASVKRRVAHALRHFELNTISALQERVLHDPSAFMQLLQFLTIPVSEMFRDPSHFLAIRQEVVPLLKTYPSLKIWIAGCSTGEEVYSMAILLREEGLLDRTIIYATDINPSSLEKAKQGIFSMENVRGYNENYLKAGGKRVFSEYYTAAYDYAIFDKTLRENVTFADHSLATDSVFSETHLISCRNVLIYFNKKLQDRAFGLFHESLCHRGFLVLGSKETLEFSGFKDQFEPLVKQERIYRKS, from the coding sequence ATGGCCCATGAGCGAAACACCGAGATCGAGCTGCGTTTGCTCATCGAGGCGATTTACCTGAAGTACAGCTATGATTTTCGCGATTACTCGGGCGCGTCGGTCAAACGACGCGTCGCTCATGCGTTGCGTCATTTTGAGTTGAACACCATTTCCGCGCTGCAGGAGCGCGTGCTGCATGACCCGTCGGCGTTCATGCAGCTCCTGCAATTCCTGACGATCCCGGTCAGCGAGATGTTTCGCGACCCGTCACACTTTCTGGCAATCCGTCAGGAAGTCGTGCCGCTGCTCAAGACCTATCCCTCGCTGAAAATCTGGATTGCAGGGTGCAGCACGGGGGAAGAGGTGTATTCGATGGCGATCCTGCTGCGTGAAGAAGGGCTGCTGGACCGCACGATCATCTACGCCACCGACATCAACCCCAGCTCGCTGGAAAAGGCCAAGCAGGGGATTTTCTCCATGGAGAACGTTCGCGGCTACAACGAGAATTACCTGAAAGCGGGCGGCAAGCGGGTGTTTTCCGAGTACTACACGGCCGCCTACGATTACGCGATTTTCGACAAGACCCTGCGGGAGAACGTGACCTTTGCCGACCACAGCCTGGCCACTGACAGCGTGTTTTCCGAGACACACCTGATCTCCTGTCGCAATGTGCTGATCTACTTCAACAAGAAGCTGCAGGACCGGGCGTTCGGGCTGTTTCACGAATCCCTGTGTCATCGCGGCTTTCTGGTGCTGGGCAGCAAGGAAACCCTGGAGTTTTCCGGTTTCAAGGATCAATTCGAACCCTTGGTCAAACAAGAGCGGATTTATCGAAAATCATGA
- a CDS encoding type II toxin-antitoxin system RelE/ParE family toxin yields MASSRKDLTSMPAEVQDTFGYALYLAQTGGKHSDAKPLKGFGHAGVLEVVEDCQGNTYRAIYTLRFGEAVYVLHCFQKKSNRGIQTPQPDIDMIKARLMAAETHWKGMKHD; encoded by the coding sequence ATGGCCAGCAGCAGAAAGGATCTCACCAGCATGCCCGCCGAGGTCCAGGATACGTTTGGTTATGCGCTGTATCTGGCGCAAACCGGTGGTAAGCATTCTGATGCCAAGCCGTTGAAAGGTTTCGGCCACGCCGGCGTATTGGAGGTGGTTGAGGACTGCCAAGGAAACACGTACAGAGCGATCTACACCTTACGGTTCGGCGAGGCGGTGTATGTGCTGCACTGCTTTCAGAAAAAATCGAATCGGGGCATCCAGACACCCCAGCCTGACATCGACATGATCAAGGCTCGGCTCATGGCCGCCGAAACCCACTGGAAAGGAATGAAACATGACTGA
- the cobF gene encoding precorrin-6A synthase (deacetylating), with product MKKILVIGIGAGNPEHITVQAIKALNRAAVFFILDKGYADDELLRLRREICERYIEGDGYRLVQVQDPRREDDPVSYQNGIEHWHEQRAALFERLIADEVKAGETGGFLVWGDPGLYDSTLRILDRVLARGNEVFGVEVIPGITSVQALVAQHGIPLNRIGEPIQITTGRRLAQASGDDIDNVVVMLDAHCTFERFVAQDLYIYWGAYLGTEDEVLISGPLRDVSERIKQTREAARGRKGWIMDTYLLRRHMR from the coding sequence ATGAAAAAAATCCTCGTCATCGGCATCGGCGCGGGCAATCCTGAGCACATCACGGTTCAGGCGATCAAGGCGTTGAACCGCGCGGCGGTGTTTTTCATTCTCGACAAGGGCTATGCCGATGACGAGTTGCTGCGCTTGCGGCGGGAGATTTGTGAGCGGTACATCGAAGGCGATGGGTATCGACTGGTGCAGGTGCAGGACCCTCGGCGTGAGGACGATCCTGTTTCGTATCAGAACGGCATCGAGCATTGGCATGAGCAGCGCGCGGCGTTGTTCGAGCGCTTGATCGCTGATGAGGTGAAGGCGGGCGAGACCGGTGGGTTTCTGGTGTGGGGCGACCCTGGGCTGTACGACAGCACGCTGCGGATTCTCGACCGGGTGCTGGCGCGGGGGAACGAGGTGTTCGGTGTCGAGGTGATTCCGGGGATCACCAGCGTGCAGGCGCTGGTGGCGCAGCATGGGATTCCCTTGAACCGGATCGGCGAACCCATTCAGATCACCACAGGGCGGCGGCTGGCTCAGGCATCAGGTGATGACATTGATAACGTGGTGGTGATGCTCGATGCGCACTGCACGTTCGAGCGCTTCGTCGCGCAGGACCTTTACATCTACTGGGGCGCGTACCTTGGGACCGAGGACGAGGTCCTGATTTCGGGGCCATTGAGAGACGTGAGCGAGCGGATCAAGCAGACGCGGGAAGCGGCGAGGGGGAGGAAGGGGTGGATCATGGACACCTATCTGCTGCGGCGTCACATGCGCTGA
- a CDS encoding helix-turn-helix transcriptional regulator: protein MTEIEHGSGNVYADLGLPDAGEMLVKAQLAAKIGSILKARHLTQAQAAEILGMPQPKVSEMLRGRFRGISETKMIDCLARLGRDVQIVVKAAPRSRKEGRVEVVFV from the coding sequence ATGACTGAAATCGAACACGGCAGCGGCAACGTCTATGCCGACCTTGGCCTCCCGGATGCGGGGGAAATGCTGGTCAAGGCCCAGTTGGCAGCAAAAATCGGCAGCATTCTCAAAGCGCGACACCTGACCCAGGCTCAGGCCGCAGAAATCCTGGGCATGCCACAACCGAAGGTGTCGGAAATGCTGAGAGGAAGATTTCGCGGCATCAGCGAAACCAAAATGATCGACTGCCTGGCACGCCTCGGCCGAGACGTGCAGATCGTAGTGAAGGCGGCCCCTCGTTCACGCAAGGAAGGCCGGGTGGAGGTCGTGTTCGTTTGA
- a CDS encoding AraC family transcriptional regulator, whose amino-acid sequence MTKTTRITDPSYELMDDHNGLSIIYREHGFPCPLVRWHFHKEYELHLIVASSGKVFVGDYIGNFYPGTLFLTGPNLPHNWISQVEEDEVVPKRDMLVNFTEELLETGNQVFAELKTLTPLLERAQYGIEFRDKRTIRQAMKLMQKIADSSGMTRLGHFFILFELLAASDDFQLLSGTTASQLSDDHAVERTNKAVDYIFTHYARELTLEEVADYLGMKPTYFSRVFKQATGRTFVEFVNRLRISKSCELLADGDKPVTDVCFESGFNNISNFNRRFQQLKGMTPSHYRRLAVQRLTEQNLY is encoded by the coding sequence ATGACCAAAACAACAAGAATCACCGATCCGTCCTATGAGTTGATGGACGATCACAATGGCCTGTCGATCATCTACCGCGAGCATGGTTTTCCGTGCCCGTTGGTGCGCTGGCATTTTCACAAGGAATACGAGCTGCACCTGATTGTGGCGAGTTCCGGCAAGGTGTTCGTCGGTGATTACATCGGCAATTTTTACCCCGGCACGCTGTTTCTCACCGGCCCCAATCTTCCGCACAACTGGATCAGCCAGGTCGAAGAAGACGAAGTCGTGCCCAAGCGCGACATGCTGGTGAACTTCACGGAAGAGTTGCTGGAGACCGGCAATCAGGTGTTTGCCGAGCTGAAAACCCTGACGCCGCTGCTGGAGCGCGCGCAGTACGGAATCGAGTTTCGCGACAAGCGCACAATCCGTCAGGCGATGAAGCTGATGCAGAAGATTGCCGATTCCAGCGGCATGACCCGGCTAGGCCACTTCTTCATTCTGTTCGAGCTGCTGGCGGCCAGTGACGATTTCCAGCTGCTGTCTGGAACGACGGCATCACAACTGTCAGACGACCATGCCGTCGAGCGCACCAACAAGGCCGTGGACTACATTTTTACCCACTACGCCCGGGAACTGACCCTGGAAGAAGTAGCGGACTACCTGGGCATGAAGCCCACCTATTTCTCCCGTGTGTTCAAGCAAGCCACTGGCCGGACGTTCGTCGAGTTCGTCAATCGGCTGCGGATCAGCAAGTCCTGCGAGCTGCTGGCGGACGGCGACAAGCCGGTCACCGACGTGTGTTTCGAATCCGGTTTCAACAACATTTCCAACTTCAACCGACGCTTCCAGCAGCTTAAAGGCATGACGCCCTCGCACTATCGCCGCCTGGCGGTGCAGCGCCTGACCGAACAAAACCTGTACTGA
- a CDS encoding glycosyltransferase family 4 protein — MQLIDCFLEQGWRITFASAATEGERRADLASLGIDEVAIAVNDSRFDSFVADLQPEVVLFDQFLMEEQFGWRVEKHAPNALRVMETCDVQSLRHARHQMLKDVIKAGEDCSDALLAEPDAELFKRMAVSDLAQREIASFYRCDLNLVVSEVEIDLLTRHFRVPAELLHLCPLMLRDVPSHGRGYDEREHFLTIGNFRHAPNWDAVLWLKNAIWPLIRQRLPSAQLHVYGAYTPPKATALHNAAQGFHIKDWAEDALEVMSAARVSLAPLRFGAGIKGKVMDAMACGTPTVTTPIGAEGMHGELPFPGAVAWDAQGLAAEAVRLYTDRAAWNQAQSAGWQVLQSRFRFEVHGKTLIERIQQLLGDLPAHRAANFTGAMLRHHQHKSTQYMSQWIEAKNRRE; from the coding sequence ATGCAACTGATCGACTGCTTTCTCGAACAGGGCTGGCGCATCACGTTTGCCAGCGCGGCGACCGAAGGTGAGCGCCGCGCTGACCTGGCGAGCCTGGGCATCGATGAAGTGGCCATCGCCGTGAACGACAGCCGCTTCGACAGCTTCGTCGCTGACCTTCAACCTGAGGTGGTGCTCTTCGATCAGTTCCTGATGGAGGAGCAGTTCGGCTGGCGGGTCGAGAAACACGCGCCCAACGCGCTGCGCGTGATGGAAACCTGCGATGTGCAGAGTTTGCGCCATGCCCGGCACCAGATGCTCAAGGACGTGATCAAGGCGGGCGAGGACTGTTCCGATGCCCTGTTGGCCGAGCCCGACGCCGAGCTGTTCAAGCGCATGGCGGTGTCCGATCTGGCCCAGCGGGAAATCGCCTCGTTTTATCGCTGCGACCTGAATCTGGTGGTGTCCGAGGTCGAAATCGATCTGCTGACCCGGCATTTCCGGGTGCCCGCCGAATTACTGCACCTCTGCCCGTTAATGCTCCGCGACGTGCCCTCCCATGGCCGGGGTTATGACGAGCGCGAACACTTCCTGACCATCGGCAACTTCCGCCATGCGCCCAACTGGGATGCCGTTTTGTGGCTGAAGAACGCGATCTGGCCGCTGATTCGCCAACGCCTGCCAAGCGCGCAGCTGCATGTGTATGGCGCGTACACGCCGCCCAAGGCCACGGCACTGCACAATGCGGCGCAAGGGTTTCACATCAAGGATTGGGCCGAGGATGCGCTTGAGGTGATGTCAGCGGCGCGGGTGTCCCTCGCTCCGCTGCGGTTTGGAGCTGGCATCAAGGGCAAGGTGATGGATGCGATGGCCTGCGGCACGCCGACGGTGACCACCCCCATCGGGGCCGAGGGGATGCATGGCGAGCTGCCATTTCCCGGTGCCGTGGCGTGGGATGCTCAAGGGTTGGCCGCTGAAGCCGTTCGACTGTATACCGATCGGGCCGCCTGGAATCAGGCGCAGTCAGCGGGCTGGCAGGTGCTGCAGTCGCGCTTTAGGTTCGAGGTGCACGGCAAAACGCTGATTGAGCGCATCCAACAGTTGCTAGGCGATCTGCCGGCCCACCGTGCCGCCAACTTCACTGGCGCGATGCTCCGGCACCATCAGCACAAAAGCACGCAGTACATGTCGCAGTGGATCGAAGCGAAGAATCGCAGGGAGTGA
- a CDS encoding response regulator, whose amino-acid sequence MSDPTSTILVVEDDDIVRMLIVDVLEELEYTVLEAADGSEALAFLKDSGNVIDLMMTDKGLPDMDGTELAKQAAVLRPTLPVLFASGYAENIDVPPGMHLIGKPFSIDQLRDKVNGILGK is encoded by the coding sequence ATGTCCGACCCAACCAGCACGATTCTGGTGGTTGAAGATGATGACATCGTCCGGATGTTGATCGTCGACGTTCTCGAAGAGCTTGAGTACACCGTGCTCGAAGCGGCCGATGGCAGCGAAGCGTTGGCCTTCCTGAAGGACAGCGGCAACGTCATTGATTTGATGATGACGGACAAGGGCCTGCCGGACATGGACGGCACTGAACTGGCAAAGCAGGCGGCCGTGCTGCGCCCGACGCTGCCGGTGCTGTTCGCCAGTGGCTATGCGGAAAACATCGACGTGCCGCCCGGGATGCACCTGATCGGCAAGCCGTTCTCCATCGATCAACTGCGTGACAAGGTCAACGGCATCCTTGGCAAGTGA
- a CDS encoding chemotaxis protein CheB, whose protein sequence is MRTTFSGAQSDSPALPRVDAIVIGASAGGVEALLKIFRPLRKGFKLPIVAVLHLPDERRSLLAEVFAAQLGIPVKEADDKESIAPGTLYFAGPGYHLSVEADKTFSFSQEERVYHSRPSIDILFESAADAYDARLAGVLLTGANNDGAKGMARIKEYGGLTVVQDPADAVARTMPDAALALHTPDFLLPLPDIGLLLVELERIAC, encoded by the coding sequence ATGAGAACGACGTTTTCGGGCGCCCAGTCGGACTCGCCAGCGTTACCCAGGGTCGATGCCATCGTCATCGGCGCTTCCGCGGGTGGGGTTGAGGCGCTGTTGAAGATATTCAGGCCGCTGCGCAAAGGCTTCAAGCTGCCCATCGTTGCGGTGCTGCATTTGCCCGATGAGCGCCGTAGCCTGTTGGCCGAAGTGTTCGCTGCGCAACTGGGGATTCCGGTCAAGGAAGCCGATGACAAGGAAAGCATCGCGCCCGGCACGCTGTACTTCGCCGGGCCCGGTTATCACCTGTCCGTGGAAGCGGACAAAACGTTTTCGTTCAGCCAGGAAGAACGGGTGTATCACTCACGCCCCAGCATCGACATTCTCTTCGAATCCGCTGCGGACGCTTATGATGCGCGGCTTGCCGGGGTGTTGCTGACCGGTGCCAACAACGATGGTGCCAAGGGAATGGCACGAATCAAGGAATACGGTGGTCTTACCGTGGTCCAGGACCCTGCCGACGCGGTGGCACGTACGATGCCCGACGCTGCGCTGGCCCTGCACACACCGGACTTTCTCCTGCCTTTGCCCGACATTGGCCTGTTGCTTGTCGAGCTGGAACGAATTGCATGCTGA